The sequence CTCAAGGCTGTTtataccaaaacaaaacaaaacgtgATGCTTCAGAACAGAACCGGCGGGCAcggcagagctgctggtggtgtCTGAGGCGAGGTTGGCGAGATAACCAACACCTGCCTGCAACTTTTAGCGAATTTTAGTGGAGGTGAGGCTCTGTAGGGGAAATTCAGACTCTTTGGGGCTTGCTATTAGCAACAAGCTCCGTCTCCTCGGTGCTTCAGTGCCACAACACGTTTTGTTTACCGCAACCCCACGGCTTCAGGGAGCGGCCGTCACCCTGACCACTGTCGCGAGGGGTTACGAGGGACGACAGCAAAGAAGAGACGGGGgcgagaaaaacaaaaagggccCCGACCCCcgctctgcctccctcctccccacagccGCCGCTGCCAGAGTCGTCCCCCGCGGGCTGAGGCGGCGCGGCCGTTGCCCCGCGGCCATTAGGGGGCGCTGCAAACGCCAGCgcgcggggcagggccgggccgggcagggcagggcggccAAAATGGCGGCGTGGGGCGCGCAGCGCGCCCAGGCCCCGTAGGGCCGCCGGTTCTCCGCCCGCCGCGGGCCGTGCAGCGGAGCGGGCGCGGCTGGCGGTGCGTGGGGGGACcggggcgggggctggggggccgcggggccgttCGGGGCTCGCTGGGGAGGatgaggggggggggtgaggcGAGCTCCGCGGCTCCCACCCGCGGGaagagggggggaaggagggcggcggggccggggtggggaTGTGGATGTGGGCGAggggggcgcggagccgcgGCTCCATCCCGGGGCCGCCTCcccccctcctgctgccgctgctggcGGCCGCCGTGAGTCAGCggcgcccgccccccgccgtGACTCGGCAGCGCCGCCGGTCATGCTCAGGCATGTCGGGCCGCGGCCGGCGGCGGAGCTAAGCCCCGACTTGCCTGCACTCGGCGGCGCTATTTAAAGCCAGGCACGGCTCGGttcggcacggctcggctcggctcggcacggctgcCCGGCGCCGGGCTTGGCCGAGGGCGGCGAGGTGAGCGGGCATCGGCGGGGCGGCGGAGCGCGCGCAGCCCGGCGGCCATTTGGCGGCGGCGGTGGTGTGTGAGGGGGGGAAGTGGGGCTGTGGCGCCGCGTTACATGTGCTGGGGTTGTTCTCCCCCTAACTGCAGGCAAATGTGCAACACCAAGATGTCCGCCCTCACGGATGGCGCTGCTGTCACCGCCTCGGAGCAGGAGGCCCTGGTCAGTACCTCGGGTGGACGCGTGAGTGCTTCGCGGTCTCTCTGTGCGGGGTTTTGCCCTGTCAGTGCGGAAGGCCGGCCTTGCTCGGGCTGCGAGGCGTGCAGGAACGCCAGGTGAAGGTGGGCTCTCCTCTGTCTCGGGGTTGTGAAAGCGGATCTTTCTCATCCGCGGAGCTGAGGATGGTGCTTCAGGTCTAGGCTCTGTTTCCTGGAGACCCTTGGCGTTCAGGCTGCTTGCTTTCAAGGATTGTGTAGTCCTGTTTGATCTTGATAAGAATCCTGTGGTGAAACGGTTCCTAAGGTGTGGAAGATGGTCCGCTGTGCAGGACATACAGCGTTACTGAAATAATCTCGGTACAACTggagttggtttttttttttaagtttggcattttcactttctgttgTACCGGACTTCATAAGGAAGTTTTAGTAGGAGTCTTTGTGTTCGTGGCTTTGCATATTCGGGCTTTTTCACAGCACGGTGGCAGTTACGCAGTCCTGGCTGTGCCCTTTCACGAGGATGGAAGTGGCATACAACTTTGTTAAATATTGCAGTGTGGATGATGACAGCTTAACTCATTCCGTTTTTGTAGAAGGTTAAAGCCTGAAAGTGTAGACTGATagcagaacttaaaaaaaaaatccaaataacaGAACAACAGAGTGTTCAGAGGGGGTTTTGTTGTtagttgggtttttttgtgtgtatgtggttgttttttttttttgttcttttttaaagtcataGTATGATGCTACCTAGTCTGCTGTCACATCTGCACGGGAGCAGAACCCTGCAGGTGTTGGGGAGGGAGGGCTTGGGGTAACATCATCCCAGCTGACAGATCGAGTTGTGGATTCAGAGATATGAAACTGCATTGCATTCCTATCCTGAGCTGTATTTACTAGTCTAATAAGTTAGTGTTTGCTTCCTTTATGAAACTGCAGTATGTCCTGCATGCTGTAAGTAGCTGTAGCATTTAGGAAGGGAGTGAATAGACATGAAACATAGTCCACATTTGTTTTTCGTTTAAGTATAATTCTTGCAACTAATTTCTTGCTAATGCGTTACAACTAACAGTACATTTTAGTGCATATTTGAAATGGAGTATAGGAAagtttcccctccttccttaaGCATTTATTCTTTGCCTTGTATCTTATTTATGTTTTCctgtaagaaagaaattataaaaatgtctttagTCAGTTCTTAGAATGGCTTTGCTATGGTTAAAGGGGTGGTAGTAGTATTGCACCCAGAACCATCAGGCAGTGGTTACACAGGCATTTTGTTTGCAGTTGTGACATCCCCTGCAGCTTGTTCTCATCTCCTGCATTGTACTGGCACAGCTGTTCATGgaacagtgcaaaaaaaaaaaaaaaaaagcaggggagggagaggaacaTCTCCTCCCTCTGCCTCAGAACGCTGGCTGTTCATAGACTGGCTGCAGAAATAACTGCTGGCACGGCATGTGGGTGGGAGGGCAGAGGGCAATGTACAAGTCGGATTGATtgaaatacaatggaaaggacAGGGTCTGCTTATCCCAACTAAGAAAACTCTAAGGGGTAGAACCAGCTGGCCAGTGTGAAACCATAGATAGCCCCATAAACTGTCCCAGGAACCAGAGTTCTGCTTTGTCTCTCGCACTCTGGACCTAACAGTCGTAAAGGTCTTAAGTTTAACTTTGCAAAGCCAAAAACTTGGGAGTTGATAGGTTATCACTTAGTTGTGTCTTTTTTTATATGAGGTTAACACAGAGGGAGGAAACTAATCTGTATAAATAATGCTTTGTTTGGTGAACAGTTGTTGcagactgtttttctttcttcatcccCACATAGGTGAAACCAAAGCCACTGTTGTTGAAGCTGTTGAAGTTAGCTGGTGCGGAAAAAGACACTTTTACTATGAAGGAGGTGAGAACTTTTATTCAGTAAAGGTAGATGACAGTAAATATAGGGAGATTCTTCTTCTGTTCTGGGTGAATGAGAGGTAGTGAGTTTCACAAAAGGTGATGAGACAGGTTATTTTTTGAGTTCTGCTAACTCCTTAGGTAGTGTTCAGCAAGTTTTTCCGCTATATAAACAAAGGCTTTTATCTGTCCTTAGAATACTGggagaataataaaaattgcaGCTCAAAGGGAGTTTTAATTAACTAGCGTGAGAGGAATAAATCTCAATTAATTTAATGTTTCCTCTTGTATTTGAACTTGAAACAGCAAAACCTGTGTATGTACTAATGTCTGTGTATGTGATTTCTTTTACAGGTAATATTCTATCTTGGACAATATATTATGTCTAAACAATTATATGATGAAAAAGAGCAACACATCGTGCACTGTGCAAATGATCTCCTTGGGGATTTATTTGGAGTAACAAGCTTTTCAGTAAAAGAACACAGGTAAAATTGAATTCTTCTCTGAGAGTCTGattgtgaaataaataatgGAGAACATAATTCGTATGGCCTTTTATTAATTCTTTATATCTTGGAAGATGGTAAGCTCTTTCTTACGATTACTTCTCACCTGATCTAGTCTTTTTCTGTGAACTAATGTCTGTCTGTGTCTATAACCAAGAAATCTCACAATTTCCACAAACTGGAAGGGGTTACTGTAGCCTCAAACCATCCTAAGGTGAAATGGGAAAATTCTCTTCTGTAATGTAACAGCTATAAAGGGATTGCAGAAACAGTTAAGACTTTTGACTTGATGTATGGAGGCAATGCAAGTATACAAGTTAAGAGTGGAAAACTGTGGTACATAATCACAGTATGTTCTCCTGTTGAGAAATCATACCTCACTCCAGCACAAAGCTTcagtattttaacatttattttgaataaattgtCTTGCTGCAGAGTCTGTATGTACAGTCTTCTGAATCCTAACGTAAATCACAGTTGTGCTGTAAGTGTGGTTGCTTTGCAAGACTCCGTACAGATTGTCAGAAGTTCCAGAAAGAGTAATTTTGAATCACTGTTAGATTAGAAATAGATGCTGATTGTTAGGAGCTCGTTGTCAAAAGGATTATGACTCTTCTCCCAGAGTTTTCTGACTCcaagtgaatttaaaaaaataatgctctTTTGACTCTATTGAGATGGATAaaatctcttccctttcttcagaaaaggagAGGGGATCTGCTTGTTTTGAAGAGCAAAATAACAATGCTGAGAAAAACTTCAAGTCAGAATAACTGTTTTCCACATTTGTCATAGAAACTGGCTCGTTTCTTTGGGCGGTCTCCAGTTATCACAATAAAAGTTAATGCTAACACGAACAGCTCTCCAGCTAAATGTGCAACATATGTATGAATTCTGCAACCTAACTTGcaacatctctttttttctttatccccATCTAAGGAGGGTATATTCGATGATTTGCAGAAACCTGGTAGCAATCAATCAACAAGGTAAGCCAGTTTGGGAAATAGTAGTAGGGAAAATACTGCTGGTGTTAATGTATCTTGCATGTAGCGATCAGATAACATCTGTCTCTCAATAATTAGCTGTTTAACTTTACACATTAGTGTCTGGAGTGATCGCAAATAATGGTGAATTAAAGCACAACActgttttttctggaaagaaaactgattATGAGCAGCATTTTGGTAATTTTGTGGGATTTGAACTGGAACAAGCATaatcaaaactgaacacaaacaAGACTGAATTGAAAAATTGCTTGTATTTCTTGCAGATAAAGCTTCTTATGTTGTTGAAGGCTTTAATACCAAAAATGCACTTCTTGAACTTGTGCCAACAATGAAATCAGTTCAAAtgcttcctcttctttctgttaGTGTCCtggttttatttgcaaaattgaAACTGACTTATATTTAGAACTGATCACACTCGGATACACTGGCAGTGCTGAGTCCTCTTTAAGAGGTCTACATGGTTTTTAAGAAGTGGTAACTTTGCTGCAGTATAAATGCTCAATATAGCTGTAATTTTTGCCCGATGTAAGGAGCGAACCAGAAGTTAAATAATGTGTGCTGTTTTGTAAGTTAGTTCCTGAATCCATAGTAAGAGATACCCTTTGGTTTTGATTCTTTCTGGAGGTACGTCTTCTGAATGGCTGTCCTCATTACCCCTTATTGTTATGGTAGCAAActtaaatttatcttttttttttttcttggaagataATTGATTAATTCAGTGTCCATCTGTTAGTCAGGAGATACAATTAACAACActcaaattttcttctgttgaatGTCTTTTGAATGTAATGTTCCCATGAAATGATAATTAGTAAAATATACTCTATAGAAGTGTAAAAATACTTCCATGTATGTTATTTCATACCTGCACAATCACAGCTAATGAACAACTTTCATTTGGAGGCATTTATAATAGAATTCAGAGGTACTTGGCCATTGGgattctttcctcctccccattTTCCCACTTTCATAATATTACAGCAGAAGTGCTGCGCAAACTTGGAAAGCAAGGGAGCGGTGTTGCGTTTTAGGTTGTCACGGAATGTCTGGTTTGTAAGTTCTGGTCAGAACTTTGTAAATGCTGGGTGCAGTTGACTTCTCCCTGTTACTTTTGCTATAATATTTTTGAGCTTGAAGTTGactttttctgctgtgctaacacgtggttttgttttgttttcagactgtACACTTGCTGACACACCTGAGGTTGATGCCAGATTTCagcttgagaaagaaaatgttttaaaggtaATCTTTCAATTTTTTACGTTCTGAGATGtaaattctgtttcatttctatAGTGTCAGTGGCTTGGATGCAGTTAGAATAATTCTAGCGTTTTACCTCATATTCATATTCGGGCTTTTTCATTACTTCTGTTAATCAGGAATCCATGCAAGAGTTAGAAGAGAAGCAGACTTCATCAAATGTGTCTTCCCGACCAACATCATCATCTAGGAGGAGAACACACAGTGAATCCGGTATGTGCAGATCAACGATGCAGAGCTTTCAATGTCACGGACACTTGGGAAACAAGTACATTCTGTTACCTCACTGACTTGGAAAGATGCTAACAAACACTATCTATGTTCCTCTGCATATCTAAAACAAAATCTTCAATCTGGAAGAAGTACAGGATTGCTTGCATTGCTCCAGTGTCATGTTACAGTTTGGATTTCGGGAACTGTTAGTAAGATGATAGAATAATTTGTTCCAGGGATCTTTTCAACTTGTTCAACTTGTTCACATTAGCAGGACGTAGTCCATTGTGCTGTCTTCATGATGAGAACACTTCTATTTGTACTGatgttttcaaatgtgtttCAAGTCCCTGTGTAGATAGCCGCAACATTTTACATGTTGTTTGCGCTCTGAAAGCAGTTTTCATTGGATTTCAGATGGTGATACGGACTTGAAAGGTCCAATAGTAATACCAGATTATTTTGGATGTTCTTTAAGCACTTTGTAAAAAGTCTGGCCACTTAAGCATTGCATTTGTCTCCAGTTCCTCTTTATTATGGTTATTTAATAATCACTGGCAAATACGTTTTCAAAGCATGGAGTGTTTCTTCTGAGAATTGGCAAATAGCAAGTTGGTCAGCATAAACCTGTATAACATTAAGTTGCTCAATGGATGCGTTCTCTATACAGTTCAACTTGAACACTATTTCAGATTCCTTATGGTAGTTTGTTTCCTTGCTCACTTTCATTACCTCATGACTTGACACCTGTACTTAACCTGGGCAGTGATAACCTTCTGTCATTGCATagatacttcttttttttttttctttattttttttcagttgcttggGAACATTTTAAAGTTCCTCAGCATTtatgtagtgtttttttctgtgttcatcATAGACCACTGTTTTTGTTAGCCAGTCCAAAAACTGTGCTGTTTTGCTGAGCAGTTTGCactaaattaaaagaacatttaatgTTGTAACAAAAACTGGTGAAGGGATGGAAAGCTGCAGTTAAGCATCATAACCTGTAATATTTAGGCATGACCCAGAGCACGTAAGGTCCTGTGTTGTGCTTACTTATTGTAGGTTTGATTATTAACTCGTGTCTTTGCATCCATTTATTAGTTTGTTACAACCTTAAAAGTTCTTTTAATATAGTGTTtttatatacactttttttctaatttatagGAAATCTTCCTTTTAAGCCACTATTCTTGTTAAATTATGATGGTAGCGGCTCCTTTGGAGCCGCTTATATAGTGTATAGAAACCTTGTGGTGGTACAGTATCAGTACAGCATGGAGCCATGACAACTAAATGAGGACAACGATGGACAGGAGCAACCCTTGGGCCTTGGGGGCTCCAAATGTGGTGGGGCTCTCAGGgcggaaaaagaaaagagaggggCTGAAGAAGCACCAAGGGAAAGTAAGAGAAGTCTCAAAGTATGTACaagtgttttgttctcttttcttttacgATGAAAGATTCAAGGCGTGGAGACTGGTGGATTGGCAGTGTGTTTCGCAAGGCCAGGGCAAAGCTGGGCAATGAAGGGTGTACGCAGAGGGCGCCTGtagggggcagcaggcccgtGTTGAACCACGTTGTCAGTCCTCTTGGGGAACTTTCACTCCACTGCACATACATACTGACTTTGCTATGcctttttaagaaaattgtttGATATCAAACACACCAAAAGGCAGTGGAGCTGAATTTTGACTTACCTACCCCTAAAATGCTGTCCCCCTACTGCTTATGCTGCTCTAGATTGTTGTATCAAAGcatgatatatttaaaaagcattgcTTTTTGGCCTTCAAACTAAGCATATATAATAAGCACAGCTTAAAGCAATGTTTTCATGGTTCAATTTTTACACTGTGTGTTAGCCTTGAAGATTTTCTTGCTCATGTGTTGTCAAAATCATTCGCgtaatgttttgtttcaaaaattcCAACGAGTAAATACAATTGCATATAGTGCAGCTCTTAATTGATGGGTTTGCTGAGGTATCTGAAACTTGAACCTGAACGTGCCTTCTTGCCTAGCTCGAGGTCCTTCTTAGACGTTTGACCTGGGAGCAAGTTGCTCATCTCTGTCCAAATTCTGGGACGGGCTAGCAGGCCCCCTGAAAGTGTCTTTCTGTCATATGACTGTAGGGGGAGCTCCTACAATTAAAATCTTAACTCCATTCCTTAAAGTCAGTAGGGATTTAATGTGTATCATGTGTGAATTGGGgtaaaaatgcttcaaaatttGCAGTAACTTTATTTCCTGCGTGTGGAGACTGCCATTTACAAGCTGTACAGATAGGACAAGTGGGGAAAGACAGTTTCTGAATTGCTATTTTCAGGAATGTTTCACACCTCGTGTTTCTCAGTGTTACtgtcttctttcatttgtttttggtgcctttttctataaaataataCTGGATAACTTTATATTTCTTCGATTGCTACATAAGTATATTGTATTTTAAGCTGCTGTTACGAACATTCACAACTGAACATTGCATAGATATTTTTGGAGTAATAAAAATTCTTGAATATGCccagaagaaaattcttcagATGATCCGCATGCTGACAGAAGAAAACGACACAAGTCAGACAGCATTTCGTTGACATTTGATGAAAGTCTCTCATGGTGTGTAGTCAGTGGGCTGTGCCGTGAAAGAAGCAATAGCAGTGATTCAACAGATTCTCTTTCCATTCCTGTAAGTCAAAACGTATTTTTTTGCGGCATAGATTTTTAAGTTTACCAAGCTATAACCAGTTTGTCTCATAAGTGCTGTTCCATCTAACAGTGGCTATTCTTATTTCTACTATAGCTAAGTAAACTgggtaggttttttttgttttttttttaataattgtaGGAGATATCTGTCTCTTTAACACTATCTTAAGGAGATACTCTTTTAAGGAGATGCTCTCTTAACAGTGATGATTATGGGTATGGACTACTGAAGTTGAccatctgtttcctttcttttttattcaggATCTTGATGCCAGTTCACTAAGCGAAAACTCCGATTGGTTTGACCATAGTTCTGTTTCAGACCAGTTCAGTGTAGAGTTTGAAGTTGAATCTATTTATTCAGAAGACTATAGCCATAATGAAGAAGGACAGGAGCTCACAGATGAAGATGATGAggtaattcttttttctttgaccggggggggtggcagggctaaggaaaattaaagaaaattatgttgAAATTCCAACAAGAAGCAGCAGTAATTCTTCAGGAGTGCTACATAACAAATTGCATCCAGTCCTTGATTAAAACAAGTTATGTTTTGTGCAGTTGGGTCACCACTGGGTCACCCGTCAGTCCAGTAAGCAGAACAATGCTGAGGCATTCCATAGGCTCTCACACAGGCTTTTGGTAAAAGTCTGTCTGGCAAATTTTACTCACTAGCTGTTGATGGCATTCTGTGTACCTGAGTCTATTCTTACATAATTACAGAAGCGTTACTTGGACACATGTTGAGCTTTTGACAACAGTTTCCATTGATAAGGAAAACTTTCCTAGTAAATCTTTGCAAAGTGATATTTCTAAGTCATTTGCTTCCATTAATATAGATGCTTCGTAGAGATAGGCTGgaatacaattttagaaattttCATTAGGAGgcaaaaagatttaaaatagttACTGGCATCATTTTTGAGAGACCAAGCTATCTGGAATGTCAGGAgggaagcagatttttttttcctgtgttagtTTTCTGTTACGTAAGAGCTAAATCGGCTCCTGGCAAGATCAGGTAAGTACCAAAGGTAGAATCAGACAGGGATATAAATGATTGTAATTCATGACAGGGGAGGAATGGGACTGTCTGTACTGATTTACTGTGGGTTAGAGTGCTGCAGAGAGGTAAGATAGAGGTTGGAGGAAGAAAGGGTTGAGGTGCGCCTCTTCccccagcagcagaagagcccagaactggacacagtattccaggtgtggCCCCACCCCTGCTGAGTAGGAGAGAAGGAACCCCTCTACTCTAGAAGGCAGTTCCTTCTATCTGTctagtctgtttttctttcaaatcacATGTTCCAAGCGTGAACAGATTCCCCACACCCCCCACGCCACCCCCTGTCAGCTAACCATCAGGTTTTGTGGAGTTGCTTGCTAGCTTCTAGCTTTTTAACATAAACAGAGCATATacactattttttatttcatttaattaaaagtgaTCTATCAGAAAACAGATTCTTAATTGAATACCAAAACCAGTAACATCAATgcttctttaattttaaatttaaattaggTGTATCAGCTGACTATTTATCAGGATGAAGATAGCGATGCTGATTCATTCAATGAAGATCCAGAGATTTCTCTAGCCGTGAGTAAAACATTAACTGGCAAAGCATCATAAGTTGGGTGAACTGACGGTCGATCAAGGCGTATAGAAGAATTCAATCGTTacctgtgatttttaaaaaataaagttgccttttattttccccatgcTTGAGGATTCCAGGGCAGTAGTTTAATTACTGAACATGTGACCACTTATGAACAtgggtattttaaaaatggttttagtGAGGTTCCTGAGCCATTGAAAATAATACTAATTTACAGTTTCACTGACTTAATGGGAGGAAATTATTTGAAGCTTAAATTTGCCTTTTTACACAAaacggggggggagggggtggaacaaaaaaaaacccacaagagaacaacaaaaaaaaccttgtaagtttacatatatttttaaaaatatacgtcatatattttaatatatgtctgttttcttcctatATAGTCTTCTTGTAGTTCATAATACCTAGTTTTATTGTCCAGCCTGAATAAACAAATCTGTAGCAtagagaagaagaaattcagGGTTTTGGAGCAATAGATAGAGACATGAAAAAATGACACGCTGAAATAGAAAGTTGGTGGttttaataaaagatttatAGTTTAATATCTTTGTAGTTTTagatttatacatttttttagtTTAGGTCTTTAATAAAAGATATATAGTTGCTTTTTCATCGTAGAAGCTTGAGTACAGCTGTTTTACAAAACCATCTGAAATGTTTGTCCCTTGGTGGTCTGCAGGACTTGAGGGGCTTGACTATACGTGTGAAACACGGGGCTGGCCATACATACATCGTGCTGCTTATGTAtggaaaaatagggaaaaatttATGTTTAGGAATTAAAGTTAGTCTCAAACTTTTGATGTCTCTGATGCTTTTCGGAGCTCGAaccaaaaagcatttcagatgttCCAAATAAgtagtgttttggtttgttctgGCACCCCACCCCTGCCACATGCGTTATTTCTAAGGAGAGTACTTCtccttaaaaatgaagtttgtttttaatgagatgATGTTTGTTTGTGGTATAGCGTATGGAGTAAGCTCTGACACAGTGATGCATCTCTTCCTAACTGGCTCGTTGTTTTCTATGCTGTGTAATTTACATTCTGCTGTGTCAGAGTGCCCTCACCCGGCCGTTTTGCAGACCAGCAGTTTAGCTTTCCCCAGGTCAAATGTACCTTCAGTCTTGACCAGTTTCTAGTTCAGAAGTTTGTTGTTGAAACTCATGGGAACAGTGCCCGTTTTATTACAAAAGTTTTCTGTGAAGTTCTCTGAAGACTTTTATAGACTAGTTTCTTCAATTTTGTCTAAAACTAATAAACCATTATTATTCCAcctctattttcattttacaaatctactgcaagaaggaagaaaatcagagtCTTATAAAAATGAGGCTGTTTTAATGCAGGACAGTAAAATGGTCAGACACCCAGTGGAAGTCTTAAACTATAAACATGTTGATAGTTCAAGATCACTGGTATTTTGGCAGTAATAAATTCTTTATAATCTCTCTATACTTCAGTTGTAAGCATTCCAAGTAGCTTAAGCTGTTTCAACCTTTAATTTACTCAAGGATTATTGGAAGTGTCCTGAATGCAGCGAAATGAATCCTCCACTTCCACGCCATTGCCACAGATGCTGGGCCCTTCGAGAGGACTGGCTTCCTGATGAGAAGAGTGAGAAACTGGCAAAGAGCAAATTAGAAAGTTCTTTCCACCTAGAATCTGAAGAAGGTTTTGATGTACCTGACtgcaagaaagtaaaaatgacTGAAGATAAAGAATCACCGGTGGAGGAGAATGAAGATAAAGCAGTACAAATATCCGAGTCCCAGGAAAGTGAAGATTATTCTCAGCCATCTACATCTAGCAGCATGTTTTGCAGCAGTCAGGAAGACTACAAGGAACCCgagaagagagaaatgcaaGGCAAAGAGGAAAGCGTGGAGTCCAGTCTGCCTGTTAGCAGCATAGAACCCTGCGTCATATGCCAAAGTAGACCGAAAAATGGTTGCATAGTACATGGCAAAACGGGACACCTCATGTCGTGTTTCACGTGCGCAAGGAAGCTGAAGAAGAGGAACAAACCGTGTCCGGTGTGCAGACAGCCTATACAGATGATCGTACTAACTTATTTTGGTTAGAGCCACGTTgagtgaaaagcagcagaaggaacGTTATAAACTGGTACCACAATTAAGAGAGtaagaaactatttttatatACTTACTGGCAGATGAATATTTTGGGTGTCTTTGCGTTTGGTAAGAGAAGTCGTTATTGAAATAAATGCACTGGAATTGTTAAGTTTAGCCTAATGCTCATTAGTCCACTTGAATATTGTAAGTCCCTCTCAACAGAAGTAACCAATTCGTACTGGGTACTATTTGCCTTCCCAAGTGTATTACCGTACATCAAAGGTAGCAACGTTTGTATTACTGGATTGGTCACACATTAAAAACCCGAGTGCAGTGATTAACAGAGGAAGGACATTCTGAAGAATTCATTTAAAGTTGGTTCCTCCTGTTACAAAGAAAGGGGATTCTCTACATTCCAGTATCTGTTGCCTAGTGAAGACACCAGGCAGAATCAGAACCCTCGGAATAAgtcaataaaacaacaaaatagagCCTTGTCTCCCACATTCCCCAAAAACAAGATTCTCTAAAAGGGAGATCTTTTGGATACATACCTGGAAACGGGCGAAGTTGTgatagaaaataacatttaaaaatttgcGAACAGAAAAGGGTACTGTGTCTTGTTCAAAATGTGCATTGTGAACTTCAGGGCTCTATGAATATGTCCTGAGAAGAAGTCGTTGACCAGTTAGTCTTAACAATTACCTCTTAAATATACTGAGAAACAGACTTCTAAAATACTCTGTGGTTTGGCAGTCTGTACTGTCCTGGTTACTTTAGCAGAGCGTGAGCGATGTGAACAGGCAAGGTAAATGAAGGAGAGCTTACATTAAGTCAGGCAAATAGGTGATATTGGGCAATGTT comes from Anser cygnoides isolate HZ-2024a breed goose chromosome 1, Taihu_goose_T2T_genome, whole genome shotgun sequence and encodes:
- the MDM2 gene encoding E3 ubiquitin-protein ligase Mdm2 isoform X1, whose amino-acid sequence is MCNTKMSALTDGAAVTASEQEALVKPKPLLLKLLKLAGAEKDTFTMKEVIFYLGQYIMSKQLYDEKEQHIVHCANDLLGDLFGVTSFSVKEHRRVYSMICRNLVAINQQDCTLADTPEVDARFQLEKENVLKESMQELEEKQTSSNVSSRPTSSSRRRTHSESEENSSDDPHADRRKRHKSDSISLTFDESLSWCVVSGLCRERSNSSDSTDSLSIPDLDASSLSENSDWFDHSSVSDQFSVEFEVESIYSEDYSHNEEGQELTDEDDEVYQLTIYQDEDSDADSFNEDPEISLADYWKCPECSEMNPPLPRHCHRCWALREDWLPDEKSEKLAKSKLESSFHLESEEGFDVPDCKKVKMTEDKESPVEENEDKAVQISESQESEDYSQPSTSSSMFCSSQEDYKEPEKREMQGKEESVESSLPVSSIEPCVICQSRPKNGCIVHGKTGHLMSCFTCARKLKKRNKPCPVCRQPIQMIVLTYFG
- the MDM2 gene encoding E3 ubiquitin-protein ligase Mdm2 isoform X2, with product MCNTKMSALTDGAAVTASEQEALVKPKPLLLKLLKLAGAEKDTFTMKEVIFYLGQYIMSKQLYDEKEQHIVHCANDLLGDLFGVTSFSVKEHRRVYSMICRNLVAINQQDCTLADTPEVDARFQLEKENVLKESMQELEEKQTSSNVSSRPTSSSRRRTHSESENSSDDPHADRRKRHKSDSISLTFDESLSWCVVSGLCRERSNSSDSTDSLSIPDLDASSLSENSDWFDHSSVSDQFSVEFEVESIYSEDYSHNEEGQELTDEDDEVYQLTIYQDEDSDADSFNEDPEISLADYWKCPECSEMNPPLPRHCHRCWALREDWLPDEKSEKLAKSKLESSFHLESEEGFDVPDCKKVKMTEDKESPVEENEDKAVQISESQESEDYSQPSTSSSMFCSSQEDYKEPEKREMQGKEESVESSLPVSSIEPCVICQSRPKNGCIVHGKTGHLMSCFTCARKLKKRNKPCPVCRQPIQMIVLTYFG